From a region of the Fusobacterium sp. genome:
- a CDS encoding HU family DNA-binding protein codes for MTIPAKKVVKFKPGKALAEKVNK; via the coding sequence ATGACTATTCCTGCAAAAAAAGTTGTAAAATTTAAACCAGGAAAAGCATTAGCAGAAAAAGTTAATAAATAG
- a CDS encoding replication initiation protein, with the protein MSNIVKYHNDLNKISFSNFSEKEVNLFFSLLFLSKEQGKEKIVLNFSELRELSNGDIHSKRFIKALNNINEKMIKLHQKIIIGKKTFIFTLFNLFIIDEEEKKLTVQINENFYYMLNDIIGNYTKFDLIEFVNLDSTYSKSMFRLLKQWETVAEKEFELEELKYILGTPPSYDTTNFNKFVLKPVLKELPQYFKDLKLEKKKTGRKVTHLKFTWKINKERMKYLKNREKEVVEIVISEELSEVIEKVKKNRFIAPFLNNRNIEELLNNFDEKSLIIGLNCCNRTIKKEITSINYLIKAIESECLKKSTEKKVIIG; encoded by the coding sequence ATGTCAAATATAGTAAAATATCATAACGATTTAAATAAAATTTCTTTTTCTAATTTTTCAGAAAAAGAGGTTAATTTATTTTTTTCCTTACTTTTTTTATCTAAAGAACAAGGGAAAGAAAAAATAGTTCTGAATTTTTCAGAATTAAGAGAGCTTTCTAATGGCGATATTCATAGTAAAAGATTTATAAAAGCATTAAATAATATAAATGAAAAGATGATAAAACTACATCAAAAAATTATAATAGGGAAAAAAACCTTCATTTTCACTCTTTTTAATTTATTTATTATTGATGAAGAAGAGAAAAAATTAACAGTCCAAATAAATGAAAATTTTTATTATATGTTAAATGATATAATAGGAAATTATACAAAATTTGATTTAATAGAATTTGTAAATTTAGATAGTACATATAGTAAATCTATGTTCAGATTATTAAAACAGTGGGAAACAGTAGCAGAGAAAGAATTTGAACTAGAAGAATTGAAGTATATACTTGGAACTCCCCCTAGTTATGATACAACTAACTTTAATAAATTTGTATTAAAACCAGTATTAAAAGAATTACCCCAATATTTTAAAGATTTAAAATTAGAAAAGAAAAAAACTGGTAGAAAAGTAACTCATTTAAAATTTACTTGGAAAATAAATAAAGAAAGAATGAAATATCTTAAAAATAGGGAAAAAGAGGTTGTTGAAATAGTAATATCAGAAGAACTTTCAGAAGTAATTGAAAAAGTAAAAAAGAATAGATTTATTGCACCATTTTTAAATAATAGAAACATAGAAGAATTACTAAATAACTTTGATGAAAAATCTCTTATAATTGGATTAAATTGTTGTAATAGAACAATAAAAAAAGAAATAACAAGTATAAATTACTTAATAAAAGCAATAGAAAGTGAATGTTTGAAAAAATCTACAGAGAAAAAAGTAATAATAGGATAG